A genomic segment from Sciurus carolinensis chromosome 1, mSciCar1.2, whole genome shotgun sequence encodes:
- the LOC124990584 gene encoding T-cell surface glycoprotein CD1a-like isoform X1, with protein sequence MLWLLLPLAAALFPGGDSEVGIEEPISYYLSQTSTFHNHSWVHQGSGWLGELQTHSWNFSSNAIIFLFPWSRGNFSNKEFMDLEKFIQIHFITVQEFSINHLMSEDPFELQITIGCELHSGKGFVGFVQVATQGYEFLSFQNETWLPSPKGGRKAQKACTLLNLSQGYTHRVQWLLSDNCPRFTLGLLDAGKAYLQRQVKPEAWLSRGPSPGPGHLLLVCHVSGFYPKPVWVMWMRGEQEQQGTQRGDILPNADGTWYLRATLDVAVEEAAGLACRVKHSSLGGQDLVLYWGAPHSSLGLILLAVIVALALLTGLGVWFMKRWTHCEAPCRALPLK encoded by the exons ATGCTGTGGCTGCTGCTTCCCTTGGCAGCTGCTCTCTTCCCAGGTGGTGACAGTGAAGTTG GAATTGAAGAGCCCATTTCCTACTATCTTAGCCAGACATCAACCTTTCACAACCATTCCTGGGTACATCAGGGCTCAGGCTGGTTGGGTGAGCTGCAGACTCACAGCTGGAACTTCAGCTCTAATGCCATCATTTTCCTGTTTCCCTGGTCCAGGGGCAACTTCAGTAACAAGGAGTTCATGGATCTGGAAAAGTTTATCCAGATACATTTCATTACAGTTCAGGAATTTAGCATTAATCACTTGATGTCTGAAG ATCCCTTTGAACTACAGATTACAATAGGCTGTGAACTGCACTCTGGGAAGGGCTTCGTAGGCTTTGTGCAGGTAGCTACCCAAGGATATGAGTTCCTGAGCTTCCAGAATGAAACATGGTTACCATCTCCAAAGGGTGGAAGAAAGGCCCAGAAAGCCTGCACACTACTCAATCTGAGCCAAGGCTACACACACAGGGTACAATGGCTCCTCAGTGACAATTGCCCACGTTTCACCTTGGGTCTTCTTGACGCAGGGAAGGCTTATCTCCAGCGACAAG TGAAGCCCGAGGCCTGGCTGTCCAGGGGCCCCAGTCCTGGACCTGGCCATCTGCTGCTGGTGTGCCATGTCTCTGGATTCTACCCAAAGCCTGTGTGGGTGATGTGGATGCGGGGTGAGCAGGAGCAGCAGGGCACTCAGAGAGGTGACATCCTGCCCAACGCTGATGGGACGTGGTATCTCAGAGCAACCCTGGATGTGGCAGTTGAGGAGGCGGCTGGCCTGGCCTGCAGAGTGAAGCACAGCAGTCTAGGAGGGCAGGATCTTGTCCTCTACTGGGGTG CACCTCACAGttccctgggcttgatcctcTTGGCTGTGATAGTGGCCCTGGCTCTTCTGACAGGACTTGGAGTTTGGTTTATGAAACGCTG GACACACTGTGAAGCTCCCTGCCGTGCTCTCCCTTTGAAGTGA
- the LOC124990584 gene encoding T-cell surface glycoprotein CD1a-like isoform X2: protein MDLEKFIQIHFITVQEFSINHLMSEDPFELQITIGCELHSGKGFVGFVQVATQGYEFLSFQNETWLPSPKGGRKAQKACTLLNLSQGYTHRVQWLLSDNCPRFTLGLLDAGKAYLQRQVKPEAWLSRGPSPGPGHLLLVCHVSGFYPKPVWVMWMRGEQEQQGTQRGDILPNADGTWYLRATLDVAVEEAAGLACRVKHSSLGGQDLVLYWGAPHSSLGLILLAVIVALALLTGLGVWFMKRWTHCEAPCRALPLK from the exons ATGGATCTGGAAAAGTTTATCCAGATACATTTCATTACAGTTCAGGAATTTAGCATTAATCACTTGATGTCTGAAG ATCCCTTTGAACTACAGATTACAATAGGCTGTGAACTGCACTCTGGGAAGGGCTTCGTAGGCTTTGTGCAGGTAGCTACCCAAGGATATGAGTTCCTGAGCTTCCAGAATGAAACATGGTTACCATCTCCAAAGGGTGGAAGAAAGGCCCAGAAAGCCTGCACACTACTCAATCTGAGCCAAGGCTACACACACAGGGTACAATGGCTCCTCAGTGACAATTGCCCACGTTTCACCTTGGGTCTTCTTGACGCAGGGAAGGCTTATCTCCAGCGACAAG TGAAGCCCGAGGCCTGGCTGTCCAGGGGCCCCAGTCCTGGACCTGGCCATCTGCTGCTGGTGTGCCATGTCTCTGGATTCTACCCAAAGCCTGTGTGGGTGATGTGGATGCGGGGTGAGCAGGAGCAGCAGGGCACTCAGAGAGGTGACATCCTGCCCAACGCTGATGGGACGTGGTATCTCAGAGCAACCCTGGATGTGGCAGTTGAGGAGGCGGCTGGCCTGGCCTGCAGAGTGAAGCACAGCAGTCTAGGAGGGCAGGATCTTGTCCTCTACTGGGGTG CACCTCACAGttccctgggcttgatcctcTTGGCTGTGATAGTGGCCCTGGCTCTTCTGACAGGACTTGGAGTTTGGTTTATGAAACGCTG GACACACTGTGAAGCTCCCTGCCGTGCTCTCCCTTTGAAGTGA